TATATCTGTGTATTCACTATCAAATTTTGCCTCTTTAAGTTTATGAGCTGTAATCTGGGTTTTGGTTTTTTTCAAAGACTCTGCGCGCGCTTTACCCCTACTTTCTGAAAGGCTTTCTGCAAAATTTGAAAAAATAACCGTAAACCACAACCACAAAGAAACCCAACCTGTAAACCAGTAGGGTCCACTTTTTAAACCTGAAATTTCCAGTATAAATTCTATTGTTGTTAAAATACTGCCAATTTCTACAGCCAGCATTACAAGGTTGGATTTTAACTCCATAGGGTTTAATTTTTTTAAAGCATTTATCAGTGCAGTTTTTATTAATTCTGGGTTGTATATTGATGTAGTTTTCTTTTGTTCCATATTATGCACCTCTTAACATTAAAATATTTTCCAAAAATGGACCTAATGCCAAAGCTGAAAAAAAAGTCAAAGCGCCCACGATCAATATTACAAGAATAAGCCATACCATAAAAGGCACTTTATCTGTAGGAAGTGTGCCAACGCTTGGCGGAGTATATTTCTTCTGTGCCAGAGTACCACTCATATATATAATTGCAACTGCTGGTATGTACCTGCCAATAAGCATAGCAATTGCTGTTGTGATATTATAAAAATACGTATCTGCATTTAATCCTGCAAAAGCGCTTCCATTGTTGTTTGCAGTAGATGCAAAAGCGTATAGTATCTCACTTAAACCATGTGGACCAGGGTTTAGGATTGAGCTTACACCGGCTTTTGTAATAAAAGCAATAGTTGTAAAAATAAGTACCAATATACCAGATGTTAGTGCAGTAATTATTGCCATCCACATTTCTTTTACTTCTATCTTTTTACCTAGAAACTCCGGAGTGCGCCCAATCATCAAACCAGCCACAAAAACTGCTATAATGATAAAAGCTATCATAGTGTAAAGACCGGAACCAACACCGCCAAAAACAACTTCGCTTAACAGCATAAGTACAGTCGGTACCATTCCAGATATAGGTAAAAGCGAATCGTGCATTGCATCAACAGCACCACATGCTACAGCTGTCGTGGTAGTTGCAAACAAAGATGTGCCTCCTATGCCAAACCTCACTTCTTGACCTTCAATATAGTGGCCTGCAACACCAAGACGTGATATTAGGGGATCATTTCCTAAAGAAGAAGTGTATTCTATACCCAAAAAAACAACAAACATTGCTAACATAACAAGGTAAATTGCCCAACCTTGCTTTTTATTTTTTATCATAGACCCAAAAGTGTATGTTAAAGCAGCAGGTATTAAAATAATTAAAAAAGCTTCAAAAAAATTTGTGAAACCGTTTGGGTTTTCAAAAGGATGTGCAGAATTTGCACCAAAAAAACCGCCTCCATTTGTTCCAAGTAGTTTAATAGCTTCTTGCGATGCAACTGGACCCATTGGCAATACCTGGTCGCTTATGACTTTGCCTGCATTAATGTAGGGTTCTAACAAATGGACTGTTTTATAGCTACTAAAGTTTTGTATAACACCCTGACTCATTAAAATAATAGCAGCTACTACTGATAAAGGCAGTAAAATATAAAGAGTTGTCCTTACTGAGTCTACCCAGAAATTGCCAAGATTTGTCGTTTGTTTTCTTGCAAAACCTCTTATCAAAGCCAGCAAAACAACTATGCCAGTAACAGCTGAAAGAAAATTTTGCACTGCAAGACCCAGCATTTGACTAAA
This DNA window, taken from Desulfurella sp., encodes the following:
- the kdpA gene encoding potassium-transporting ATPase subunit KdpA yields the protein MHISDIVQFLVFIVLLSFLVKPLGSYMANVFNGEKTVLSVVFRPIEIFIYKIANIDETYEMNWKEFAISMLIFNAIGFVVLFLILVLQQFLPLNPQHFKGFNLDLAFNTAVSFITNTNWQAYSGENTASYFSQMLGLAVQNFLSAVTGIVVLLALIRGFARKQTTNLGNFWVDSVRTTLYILLPLSVVAAIILMSQGVIQNFSSYKTVHLLEPYINAGKVISDQVLPMGPVASQEAIKLLGTNGGGFFGANSAHPFENPNGFTNFFEAFLIILIPAALTYTFGSMIKNKKQGWAIYLVMLAMFVVFLGIEYTSSLGNDPLISRLGVAGHYIEGQEVRFGIGGTSLFATTTTAVACGAVDAMHDSLLPISGMVPTVLMLLSEVVFGGVGSGLYTMIAFIIIAVFVAGLMIGRTPEFLGKKIEVKEMWMAIITALTSGILVLIFTTIAFITKAGVSSILNPGPHGLSEILYAFASTANNNGSAFAGLNADTYFYNITTAIAMLIGRYIPAVAIIYMSGTLAQKKYTPPSVGTLPTDKVPFMVWLILVILIVGALTFFSALALGPFLENILMLRGA